A single region of the Gossypium arboreum isolate Shixiya-1 chromosome 12, ASM2569848v2, whole genome shotgun sequence genome encodes:
- the LOC108478060 gene encoding LOW QUALITY PROTEIN: pentatricopeptide repeat-containing protein At2g20710, mitochondrial-like (The sequence of the model RefSeq protein was modified relative to this genomic sequence to represent the inferred CDS: inserted 1 base in 1 codon): MLQTIIRHLCSFGRFKQALEVSEFMREEMRYGISVGDMAVRLDLILKVHGVEQAEKYFDSLSDTMRTFQVSGALLNCYAHHKCLEKEEATVQIMRESRLLSDAVSLILCGLACLCCCCKCILESQRLYGNLGKFFNSSYLCMINSLVKLDDLDGAERILAEWESGYLYYDXRIPNVMISAYCRKGFIKKAEAYTVSLIKRGVIKEPDEFILNSLATGYQMDGHMSKPVETMKAAILSGSSGWKPNFCAVCLKFLEGEDNLEAAKELLQLLQVKGHLSNDVYNGFVKNILDGNMDVGALDQTKGAVKLLMMEVQGLMKVKLRLIAYLYI; the protein is encoded by the exons ATGCTCCAAACTATAATCAGACATCTCTGCAGTTTCGGACGCTTCAAACAAGCCCTTGAG GTATCCGAGTTTATGAGGGAAGAAATGAGGTATGGTATTTCAGTTGGCGACATGGCTGTGAGGCTGGATTTGATCTTGAAAGTTCACGGTGTTGAACAAGCTGAGAAATACTTTGATAGTCTTTCTGACACTATGAGAACTTTCCAGGTATCTGGCGCCCTTTTAAATTGCTATGCGCACCACAAGTGTTTAGAAAAAGAAGAGGCCACTGTACAAATTATGAGAGAATCGAGGCTTCTTAGTGATGCAGTCTCCTTAAT TCTCTGTGGATTGGCATGCTTATGTTGCTGCTGCAAGTGCATACTTGAAAGCCAG AGGTTGTATGGGAACTTGGGGAAATTCTTTAACTCTAGCTATTTATGTATGATAAACTCATTGGTAAAGTTGGATGATTTGGATGGTGCTGAGAGGATTCTGGCAGAGTGGGAGTCTGGATACTTATATTATG CTCGAATTCCAAATGTGATGATCAGTGCCTATTGCAGAAAGGGTTTTATCAAAAAGGCTGAAGCATATACAGTCAGTCTGATAAAAAGAGGTGTGATTAAAGAGCCTGATGAATTTATTTTGAATAGTTTGGCTACTGGATATCAAATGGATGGGCATATGTCAAAGCCAGTGGAAACCATGAAGGCTGCAATCTTGTCTGGCAGTTCGGGATGGAAACCTAACTTCTGTGCTGTTTGTCTCAAATTCTTAGAAGGAGAGGATAACTTAGAAGCAGCTAAAGAGCTGTTGCAGCTGCTTCAGGTCAAAGGCCATTTGTCAAATGATGTTTATAATGGATTTGTTAAGAATATTTTGGACGGAAACATGGATGTCGGTGCCCTTGACCAGACAAAAGGAGCAGTAAAACTCTTGATGATGGAAGTACAAGGACTCATGAAGGTCAAATTGAGGCTAATAGCTTACCTTTATATCTAG